The following coding sequences lie in one Pseudarthrobacter phenanthrenivorans Sphe3 genomic window:
- a CDS encoding 4-(cytidine 5'-diphospho)-2-C-methyl-D-erythritol kinase, whose protein sequence is MNAPAGRFAARTVRVKAPGKVNVSLEVGPLRPDGYHSVASVYLAVSLYEEVAATSTDTPGITVSLSPESTVDLDAADIPLDGSNLAYKAAAIMADVSERSTGVHLEITKRVPVAGGMGGGSADAAATLLACDALWNSGLSREELAHLAGELGADVPFSLLGGAAVGLGVGDELSPALAKAQTYWVLVTADYGLPTPEVYRTLDRLREAGGVQAAEPVGVDPQILTALRSGDAEALSRVLVNDLQRASIELAPALRDTLGIGESHGAIAGIVSGSGPTVALLADDPVAAESLAEDLRHYGLTALSVHGPVPGARIISDTLL, encoded by the coding sequence ATGAACGCGCCGGCAGGACGTTTTGCTGCCAGGACTGTCCGCGTCAAGGCCCCGGGCAAAGTCAATGTGTCACTGGAAGTGGGGCCGCTCCGTCCGGACGGCTACCACTCGGTGGCCAGCGTCTACCTTGCTGTGTCCTTGTACGAGGAAGTTGCGGCCACCAGCACCGACACCCCGGGCATCACCGTCAGCCTGAGTCCGGAGAGCACAGTTGACCTTGACGCTGCCGACATCCCCCTGGACGGAAGCAACCTTGCCTATAAGGCTGCGGCGATCATGGCGGACGTCTCCGAACGCTCCACGGGCGTCCACTTGGAAATCACCAAGCGCGTGCCGGTTGCCGGCGGCATGGGCGGCGGTTCGGCAGACGCCGCCGCCACCTTGCTGGCATGTGATGCGCTGTGGAACAGCGGCCTCTCGCGGGAAGAACTGGCACACCTTGCAGGCGAACTAGGCGCCGACGTTCCGTTTTCCCTGCTGGGAGGCGCGGCGGTGGGACTGGGCGTCGGCGACGAACTCTCTCCGGCGCTGGCGAAAGCACAGACCTACTGGGTCCTGGTCACGGCCGATTACGGTCTTCCCACTCCCGAGGTGTACCGGACCCTTGACCGCCTGCGGGAGGCCGGCGGCGTCCAGGCCGCTGAACCCGTCGGCGTGGATCCGCAGATCCTCACGGCCCTGCGCAGCGGAGACGCGGAAGCCCTCAGCCGCGTCCTGGTCAACGACCTCCAACGGGCATCCATCGAGCTGGCGCCTGCGCTGCGCGATACGCTGGGAATCGGAGAGTCCCATGGGGCCATTGCAGGGATAGTGTCCGGATCGGGGCCAACAGTGGCCCTGCTCGCCGATGACCCTGTGGCGGCCGAGAGCCTCGCAGAGGATCTGCGGCATTACGGCCTGACCGCACTCTCCGTCCACGGACCGGTTCCCGGGGCGCGCATCATTTCCGACACCCTCCTCTAA
- the rsmA gene encoding 16S rRNA (adenine(1518)-N(6)/adenine(1519)-N(6))-dimethyltransferase RsmA — MTEPTPAAPAPLFGASDIRRLAEEIGIRPTKTLGQNFVIDGNTIRRIVAAADIGPDETVLEVGPGLGSLTLGLLDAAASVVAVEIDPVLAAKLPETVKEWRPGAAGNFHLVHADAMKVTELPVQPTALVANLPYNVAVPVVLHLLQYFPSLRHGLVMVQDEVADRLAAGPGSKTYGVPSVKAAWYSQMRKAGVIGMNVFWPAPKIHSGLVAFTRREPPATTATREQVFAVVDAAFAQRRKTLRAALAGWAGGAPEAERCLVAAGVDPTARGEVIDIGAFAKIAEAKQALA; from the coding sequence GTGACTGAACCAACCCCCGCCGCGCCCGCACCGTTGTTCGGTGCATCCGACATACGCCGGCTGGCGGAGGAGATCGGCATCCGCCCCACCAAAACCCTGGGCCAGAATTTTGTGATTGACGGTAACACCATCCGCAGGATTGTGGCCGCGGCGGATATCGGACCGGACGAGACAGTGCTTGAGGTGGGCCCGGGGCTGGGTTCCCTTACCCTTGGGCTGCTCGATGCAGCGGCGTCGGTGGTTGCTGTGGAAATCGATCCCGTCCTTGCGGCAAAGCTCCCGGAAACCGTCAAGGAATGGCGCCCGGGTGCTGCCGGCAACTTCCATCTGGTGCACGCGGACGCCATGAAGGTCACCGAATTGCCCGTGCAGCCCACCGCCCTTGTGGCCAACCTGCCGTACAACGTCGCCGTTCCCGTAGTGCTCCACCTGCTGCAGTATTTCCCCAGCCTTCGGCACGGCCTGGTGATGGTCCAGGACGAGGTGGCTGACCGGCTCGCCGCAGGCCCCGGATCAAAAACCTATGGCGTGCCCTCGGTGAAGGCCGCCTGGTACAGCCAGATGCGCAAGGCCGGCGTGATCGGGATGAACGTCTTCTGGCCGGCGCCGAAAATACATTCAGGCCTGGTGGCTTTCACGCGCCGTGAACCACCGGCCACCACCGCCACCAGGGAGCAGGTCTTCGCAGTGGTGGACGCCGCCTTCGCCCAGCGGCGCAAGACCCTCCGCGCAGCCCTGGCCGGCTGGGCCGGCGGCGCACCCGAAGCGGAGCGCTGCCTGGTGGCTGCCGGCGTCGACCCCACCGCCAGGGGTGAGGTCATAGACATTGGCGCTTTCGCCAAAATTGCAGAAGCCAAGCAGGCGCTGGCATGA